From Tachysurus fulvidraco isolate hzauxx_2018 chromosome 6, HZAU_PFXX_2.0, whole genome shotgun sequence:
CAATAataaccctgtgtgtgtctgtgtggtttgTAGTAACGCAGAGTAAAATCCAAAATACAAAGTTCAGTGCATCAGGTGCTCCGATCTGCATGTTTACCAGGGGTGTATTTGCTCACCTACCTATGTTTCTTACATCCTGGTTTTACTTGGCAAACACTGTCTTGGGCTAAACAATATCATTTGCTACATCCTTTTTTCTGTAGTTGAATTAACactgcaaacttttttttttatcaatgggATTCTGTCATTAAACAGATAATGTcctaaatttataaatataaattaaaataaaataaaaaaaataatgaaactgGTCAATAATACACAGACTTCAACACAGTCTGATGTATTTGATtataaaaggaaacaaacagaTACTGTATTTGGTGAATCTTGGTCgtcatgttttttttgccaCTGTTAACCTTTAAAATTGCTTATATAGTTTGGtgatattattgttgttgttgtttttgtaacaGTATTCATTGCTGCATCATTCTTCCAGGAGTACAAACATACAGTTGCCACTTAAGTCCACCCCTGTTTATACTTTTGCCACAGAAAGTCAAATAGACTTGAGAGGGAGGGAATGTTGGTTCCTCAGCTTTGTGTCACCAGTAGCTTCATCAGGTTACTTGGAATATCAAGTGTACATCTGTCTTAACCTGTCTGGTCTAATGGTCTAATCATAAGTAGGTTTTATTTTGAAGACCAGAGTTTGTAATAAGTAACTATGGATGAAGATAATGACGGCTCAGGAACACAAAGGTAAGGCACTGATTagaaatagtttatttattatctaaatgagttgtgtttattattgaatattaaaaaagaagaaatataatacatataagaactaaaatataaaagattagactatactgtatataatgttatgtgaaaaaaattgccttcagaaagaagattgttgatgcTTATGAGTCTGTTAAAGGATTTATTAAAAGATCTAAAAATAATTCGTAAATCAGCCTTTCCACTGTCCGAAAATCATTTGCAactggagaacatttaaaacaactggcAGCATGGTCAGATCAGGCCTTTCAAGCAAATTCACCTGAACAGCTGACTgcaagatgcttaaagaagtctccaaaacCTTCAAATATCATCAGGGGACCTACAGCAAGCTCTTACTACAgttgatgtcaaagtgcatTAATCTACAATCGGAAAGAAAATGCACATATTTATCATGGGATGTGTGCAAGGAGATaactttttttaagaaaaacacAAGGACAAGATTTAAGTTTgccaaagaacacagagacaaaagcCAAGATTTCTGGAATAACgtgctttggacagatgagtcAAAAATGATATTATTTGGACACCATAACAGAGGACATGTTTGgtgtaaaccaaatacagcatttcagaaaaagaatcTCATatcaactgtgaaacatggaggtagAAGTGTTATGGATTGGAGACgctttgctgcagcaggacctggtcAGCTCACCATCATAGAATCCACTATGAAatctacattgtatcagaaggtgcatgaggaacatgtgagacATGAGATCTGTCAAAACATTGAATCTGAAGAAGAACTGGACCTTAAAGCATGACAAAAACATTccagtaaatccaccaaggactCGCTGTAAAGTAAAAAACAGAGAATTCTGGACTGGTgaagtcaaagcccagatctaaatcctactGAGATCCAGTGGGGTGATTTAAGGAGTGGGGAAACTTTCTTCAAGTCgatgtcagaaactggtagatggctacaagaaacGTCTCATTGAGGTCATTTCAGCCAAAGGGGGAAACACTAGCTATTAGGGCAAAGAGTGTATAGTAACTTCTTCCTCAGatcaaacacacatttttgttgatttcttttgttttaataagtgaaaatgtgatactttttttgttgtttacaagCAATTACATTACTTTCATCTAgatgtacaaattaaaacaagatcagaaattgacatgttgacattccttaataaagaactgaatattaCTATATTGCATTGACATTGTAAACACTTGATTcgagaaagagaaacagtatTTCGACTCCTCTGTATGTCTGCACATACGGTGGCATTGACAATAAATAAGAAACTTGAACCTTGAATATTTAATGAGGTTTTTagttaaatgtttttacatgactatatttatatgatttatgTTGTTTGATTatgtacataatgtgtgtgacaaactgagaaataataataagaatgtatTTGATATTAAATATACCAATAGTCTTTTATGCTTTTTCAGCAAAAATGTATTTGGATTaaaagtgaagaagaagaagaagaaagctgTCAAAGCTCTAGTCTTTGCAAACAGAGGTGCTCAGGGTATGGTCTCTAAAGCAAATACAGACTCATGTGAAGATGCAGAACTCTTTCTGGGCATTTACCTGATTAACCATATCTTAACTTTTCTAGATGATTCTGAGATTAAAAGTGCTACTGAACAATCAGATGCAGAACCTGCAGTCCCTGAATCAGGCAGTGATCCTGGCCTCCCTGCCTTCTTGTCTTTCAGAGAAGTTATCAATACAAAGAGGTGCATGATTTCTACTTACAGTATTCGCTCACTTTATATATAGCAAAACTAACTACATTTATTATACTTTGTCTGTGCTGTTCTTTATCTTAAAAGATCCAAGCTTGTGTCCAAGATTTTGGAAAGTGAAAGCAAACCACAGACTTTTCAGGTAGACGTTAATGACCCTTTTATAGTTAGACATTGACCGACTCTATAGTTTTTATTCCTTACCAAATGAATGCTTATTAAAGCAATGACCAATGTTGTGACTAATCCCCTAAGATCTCCATCAACATCACAGAGGCTAGACAGCTGGTGGGGGAGAACATTGACCCCAGTGTGGTGATTGAAATTGGAGATGAAAAGAAACAGACATCAGTAAAAGAAGGCACCAATTCACCCTTTTACAATGAGGTGACATCGTCTTATCCTTATCATTAAAGGTTACAGATCTGAAACAGAATGTTTTTGTAtcatatgtgaaataaaatattacctGTTTTTTCCCCAACAGTACTTCGTATTTGACTTCTTTGCACATCAAGAGATCTTTTTTGACAAAGTCATTAAACTATCAGTAAGTAtattagttaataataaaaaaatccgTTATCAACATAATGAGATTTAATAAATGTGATATGCTCTTTTTTAATTCCAAAAGGTAATGCATTCAAAGATCATGAAAAGCTTTTGTGTGGGGATGTTTAAGATTGATGTCAGGACTGTCTACAATCAACCTGGTGAGTGTTCTCATATATAAATGACATATTCTTGTATTTTCATTTCTACTCCAGATcatagcttttgttttttctgtttcaggtCATCAGTTTACCAATAAATGGGCAGCTCTTATGGATCCCACAGATGTCAACAcaggggtcaaaggtcactTGAAGTGTGACATCTGTGTGACGGGGAAAGGAGATGTATTGCCCCGGTCACAGAAGTTTAGCGATGCTGAAGAGCAAATAGAAAAGTAATATCTCAATGTTTTATGTGTTTAGAGAATGTGTAATCAAGAGATTATCTATAACTATCTTCTCACAATGTTCTTGTTAAATAAGCCTATACCACCATCAGTATTCAGTTAAAGAtgatcaagattaatattaaaattaaggCTGTGACTATGACTAGAATATGATGAACTTgcactttgttttatgtaatggAAATATTACTGAAGAACTAACTATACAATTCGGCTTTAATCCAGGAACCCACTGCTGCCTGAAGGTTTCCCGTCTATGCGCCCATGGGCTCGCTATTATGTGAAAGTGTACAGAGCAGAAGGTCTTCCCAGAATGAATTCTAGCATCATGGCTAATGTGACCAAGGCTTTTGTTAGTGACAACACAGCTCTTATTGATCCATATGTGGAAGTATCGTTCTTTGGACAGGTGGTAAGTCTATTTATCAAGCATTAATAAGCATTGCTGGACAAACTAAATAATCTATTTGTGAGTGTAAGAGGAACAACAAAGTCATTTAAGCAGCAAAAGCAACTGATTTCACAGCACTATTCAGTTATTTTTGACTAGATGCTCAACTTTTCTTAAACAGTTTTTCACTGTTTTCACAACAATTTTTTCCAACAGGGCCGGACTTCCACGCAGAAGAGCTCTGCGGACCCTGTTTGGAATGAGCAGGTGGTATTTAAAGAGATGTTTCCTCCTTTATGTCAGAGGCTAAAGATCCAGCTACTAGATGAGGGAAGCATGAATGATGTAGCCATTGGGACTCACTACATTGATCTGCGCAGAATCTCCAATGACCAGGATGGAGATAATGGTATATCTAagattatttgtgtgtgtgtgtgtgggtgtgtgtgtgggtgtgtgtgtgttttagatgcTTTGCAATTGCCTTGCATTCGATTTCGTTTTGTTATTTAGGTTTCCTCCCTACATTTGGCCCATCCTGGGTCAACATCTTTGGTTCAGCTCGTAACTCCTCGCTTGCGGATGACAGTCAAGATATGAATGAAGGAATAGGAGAAGGGGTATCATTTCGTGGAAGGATTTACATCCAGCTAACTGTGGAGATCCTGTCTGGAGGGTCTGAGTCAAAACTTCTTTTTAAAGATTCTAAGGGTGGGAAAGCAGCACCTAAAGACCCCAAAGCTGCAGCAGGAGGGGCAGGTGGAGGAGATGAGGACAAAAGCAAGGCTATGGGGCCCATAGTACTGCCGGTGGATTCACCTGAAATGGTGAAATGCTTATCATACCCTTTATTTAATATAGGCTTGTGTTTCTGTCTATAGTTGAATAAGtaatttgtgtttctttgtttaattGTGTAGATCAGTGATGAGGACAAGGAGAAGTATGTACTGTTTGGTGCTGTGTTTGAGGCTACCATGATTGATAGGAAGATTGGTGACAAACCTGTCAGTTTTGAATTCACtattggtaataataataataataataataataataataataataataataataataataataataacaatttattaataataataaggtcaCAATCAAATTGAAATTGTTATTTATACAACTTTTGTCATTCAGGAAACTTTGGTAACTTTATTGACGGTGCTGCGCCACCAAGCTCCaagaaaaaaattgagaaaGTTCCTGATCCTTTAAGCCAAGAAGCGGCCATTACTACTCCTCTTCTAGAAAGTCAGCCATCAAAGCCGTGCAGATCCACCACACCTCCAGAGAAGCCTCTTATTGGAGATGGAATCAGGTAGACTCATTGTTCTTCGTTTATATGCCAGTCAAGTAATTCATTTTACTACAGTTTTATTATCTTGTTATGTACAGGAACTACTTCTATTTGCCTATTACAAATAAGAAACCATGTGTCCATGTATGGAGCTCCTGGGAGGACTGGACATACCGCCTCCACCACTCTAACATGCTGGACAGGATAGCCATCATGTTTGTAAGTTAACATACAGTTGTTTAGAATTCCACCATATCAGCTGTTGATGGGTTACTGCTTATGATCATGTTATGTCTAAACCAGGAAGCGGGAGTAGCCAAGGTGAAAGAGCTGGACAAGCTGGTGGATCCTTGTGCAGAGCCATTTATGCGCGCTGTTTTACAAGAATTTTGTAAGGATGCCAGGTATAGAAAAACTTTATTTGATCTAATGATTAATACTGTACCTCCTTATGATTTATGACTATACTACTGTATTGCACCTCTAGGGAATTTATCAGTTTTGCTGAAAAGAAGGCCAAAGGGACCCATTTGACAATGCTGGATAAGAAGAGGCTCATGATGTGTAAACAGGAACTGGTGAGGGGTAACAAGCAACACAGCAGGCAGACTGAGCTTCATTTCTCTTTGTGAAATTCTTTAACAGTTGTTGTGACTCTCTTGTCATTAGGAGAGCATGATAAAAGTAGCTGGAACCATCACAGAACCAAAGAGAAAAGCTCTAACTGTTAAAGAGATGCTGAGAGAGGCACAGAACCTCACTCATCGTATCAGATTCCTGGTGGAAGAGGTCTGTGCACAGATTTATCCGTGTctttctgtgtatgtatgtgtgtacatggaaTCATTTATTCAAGTGTCTTTACTattgatatatttaataatatgctCTGTCTCATGCCATTCTCAGCCACAGCACACAATACCAGACATATTTGTGTGGATGCTCAGTAATAATAAACGCATTGCATATGCCCGCATACCTGCACGCTACCTGCTTTACTCTGATGAATTTGTGGAAAAAGGGACAGACTGTGGGAAGATCAAAACCTTGTTCCTTAAGGTATTTCACTAAAAGCAGTCCTTATATGTTAGAATGTCTTTTTTGGTTGGTTGCTTTTTTTAGGGCGAAAAAAGTTTTTTAGCTGAAATTGTCATGATATTTGTGTCTGATTAATGTCTGATTATTCTTTTCTCAGCCCCCGTCCAAGCGTGGATCAGTTGGATGGACCATGCAGGCTAAATTGGATGTGTACTTGTGGCTGGGCAACTGCAAAGAGATGTCCCATATGCTGGAGAATCTCCCAGCTGGCTTTGAGCCACAGTGGTCATCAGATGAGGGAGGCACGCTTCCTGAGAGTTTATTCTATAAAGGTGAGTCATCAGGACTTGATCGTTTAATGCAGTCTATTTCTGATGTTGTTTTATTACAATGACTTTTATCTGTTGATTTTAGCAAacctttcctttttattttgtcagacATTTTTGTCGACCTTTTTCACCAGaacaacaaaatgttttaaatgacatGAAAATATTACTATATTTTTTATCACTATACTCTCACCCTGAAAGATATAACTCATTTAAGTGCTAGTACTCCGGACTACAACAGTGACAAGTTATAATGCAGTGAGTCACATTTTGAACGATAGCATCCTGTCTGTTTTTTCAGAGCATCATAAGTTTCAGCTGAGGGCTCATATGTACCAGGCTCGTGGGCTCATTGCAGCAGATAACACAGGCCTGTCAGACCCCTTCGCCAGGGTATCCTTCCACTCCAACACTCAGTGCACAGCAGTAAGTGCATCCATAATGTGAGAGATGTGATGCTAATAACAAATCTGTCTGCCACTCCTTGTGATACACACCCTCTTCATGAATATCTCTACTGTTAGGAAGCTGTGGTATTGAGCTTTTGATTTACATGTAGCTTTTGTAAataagtcatatttttataaGCATATCCTCATGCTTTTTGTTGCAAATGATGATAAATATACTCTGGGTATAATTTTCTGGATAGCTTTACACTGTTTTTAACCTTTAACCTCTACTCTCCTTTAGATAATTAACCAGACACTTACCCCAACTTGGAACCAGATGTTGATGGTAAATAAGGTGTCTCTATACGGAGACCTTGGTGAACTTGTAAAAGAGCCACCGCTCGTTGTTATCGAGGTCTATGATGACGACGCGCTGGTATGTTTTAATCCTTTCACTGGTGCTGTGATTTTACATGTTCTTACATCTTTTAAATGGTTTTTAATGCTTTCTTAATAAGTAGGAAATGATTTATGGAAAAAAGTATAAATGAGCCTACTTTTTAACTTGTTTATAACCAAAAGGCACTTCTGGTGCTATTTTATTGGTTGTTTCAACATTTTTAGTATTTCTGTGGGACATCAGGAGTTGTTTGCCACTCTGTTCATTACAAAATGCCACAGAAAAGCAGATATTAAAatggcatttttattttcatttcataggGTAAGTCAGAGTACCTGGGCTCCACGCTAGCTGTGCCAGTGGTCAGGCTCAATGAGGAGCCATACACACCACCTCAGCTGCAGTACAGTCCACTTTTTTATGGTAGCATGTCTGGTGGTGACATACTTGGAGCTTTTGAGCTTATCCAGGTACAGAACACAATCCTAAATGCTACTACAACAAATCAATTTCTTAGGgggttatttaatattttgggACTCTGACCacatttgtttatgtattatgtattatgtgtatgcattatgtattatttcatattattaaataaatgccgTCCTGCTGATCGGCTGCATAATGAAATCTACACTAAACCACAAAATTACATGTAAAGACAGGAAAGCATCCTTTACCTGAGAAAGAGGGGCCAGAGGGCCAGATCTACCCTGTGCCTTCATACATCCGACCTGTGCTCTGCAAGTACAGAATTGAAGTGAGTTTAACATTATTGTCCAGATGATTTTAgattccagatttatttatttatttatttatttatttatttattttaatgatttattgctTTGTGCTGTGAaagttgtaaaaaaaagttgtaaaagTAGATCTGTGTGATTTAGGTTCTTTTCTGGGGGTTGAGAGAACTGAAAAAGGTGCAGCTCCTTTCTGTGGATCGGCCCCAGGTCTTCATAGAGTGTGCAGGAAAAGGTGTTAATTCCTCTGTGATACAGAGCTACAAGAGCAACCCAAACTTCAGCGTGCTTGTGGACTCCTTTGATGTGGTAATGCTGTCCTCATCCTATTTGTCTTCTCTTTTTTGCTAGTGTATCCAAATTCTGGTTTGAATAGCTGGTGTGGGACAGTCAAAAAGTACATATATAATTAGCTTAATACTATAGAATATTTTAGAGAACAAAAGGAgtaagttaaaaataataataaaaaataaacaatgcagGAGGTGTTTCAGTTACTCCAATATTGTCCATGTAAACAGGTCAAGACTGACAAGGATGGGTGTGTGTAAACAGGTTTTTAAAAATCAACTCAAGACATCAGGGTGGGGACAGTCGAAGGGGAATAGATGTTTCTGCAAAGGATGGATAGCATCTATAATAACATGGATAACAAATGTAAAGAAAGTTGGATGGgtaacaaatgtaaaaacagtTTAGGAGTTCAGTTTACCTTTGTTGTTTCTCAATAAACTCCACTTTTGGCATCACAACCATTTGACTCTGGTTCTTGATGTTGGCAGATTAACTGTCTACAACAATACCAGTATGgagaatacaaatattttaccaAAGATCAATGGACCTCATTTATCAATCctgtaataaagttaataaatgtttgagtgtcaaatacataaaaaacacttttcagAGAAGGTGATTTTCTTAGTACTTAAGTATATATGTTGATGAACAGAAATCCTTTGTAAATAATCAGGCATGTCAAAGCTGATTTGTATTTGGTGACACCCACAAACTCCATAAATCTAAAACAATAAAGCAAACTGCCTGATTTTCACTCATAATTCTGAATGAATTTGGAGCAGAAAATAGTGCATGATTATTACAGGTTATGTCCATCACTGACTTCATATTATTTTTGACCACAACTTTTAAGTTCGTAATGTAAAGAAGAACTGCACCACgagtggaaaaaaatgaaattcagTTTTCAGAACCAGTTTTGAACTGCCTGTCTAAACATATTCACCTGTTCATCTGTGCAGGAGCTGCCCGAGAATGAGTACCTTCACCCTCCTCTTACGATCACTGTAGTAGACTGGAGAGCCTTTGGCAGGAGCACTCTGGTGGGCAGCCATGTCATTAACAACCTGGGCCTGTTCAAATACACACCACTATCTTTACCCCCTCCCAGAGCACAGCTAACAGAGCCAATCAGCATAGAACGTAATGGGCATTTTTATTCTTGACCTACCTTTTCAAATCACATTTCTAATGAACTGAATATAGCCATAAtatctgtctgaatgtctgctAATTCCTAGCTGCACCACTGTCTAAACAAGAGGGCACTGAAGCACAACCATGTGAGAAAGTTTACATAACTATAGAGGAGGTGGAGACCAGCAAATCTTCTCACACACCCGAGACAGTGCCTCAGGAAAGGAAGGTGGGTTGAACACTCAagcatacataaaaataaaaatattagtgcTCCTGAATATTATCCTGTTATTATCTTTTCACACAGGACAGAGTCTCCAGTAAGAGCAAGCGAAGATCTACAAAACGGAAGAAACGCACTGCTGCTGACGAATCTGCTGATAACGTCATTGACTGGTGGTCTAAGTACTACGCTTCAATGGAGAAAATCCAAATGGTCAGATTAAAACTCTGAACTTAATCACCAGTGCAATCTTAATTCCGGTCTATTTTATTTGACTAATTATATAAAAGTTTTAATAAGtaatttttactaaaaaatgtttcaaaattatataatattttcatcCATAGTCAAAACGAGAGGTCACCCCATTTCCAATCATCTATGAAGCTGGTAAGAAACagaatttgatttaatttaccCAGTACACTAACCATCAGTTCTTCAGTAGAACTGAAACACATGCTGCCAATTTGAGCCCCGTTCAGATACACACATGTTGTAATGTATTGCAGTAACTCCTCTTCAGCTATTGCTCACAGATGGAATAAGCACTATGGGTAAGACTACCTGGAGAACATCCAGTCCAATGCATACAGATGTTGTGTTAAAGGACAAAACTACtgaaaaatgcaaaacaaaacagaaacaaacaactGCAGACATCGTCCATAAATATACCACAGactaaaacaaaatacatgaatGACTACAACAGTTTCCACAGTAGCTTGATTTTGCTAAACACTGTagctgaaacacaaaacaacataaTAAATGTTGAATTTTACCTTGAAGCAAAGGgaatgaaagagaagaaaagggagCTTAACTTGAAGAGTGTGACTGAGCAGACCAAGATTTCAACCTTAACGGTAAGTCCGGTGTCTTATCTGATTGCCACTTAATCACTGTATTTTATGTCTTACAGTCCTACTGTGTCATTTTTAGATGCCCTGATACTCCTTCTTCTCTAATTTATGCTCACTGTAGATATATGACAAAGAGCTGGAGGCAGAGTTTGGCCCATTTGACGACTGGGTAAAAACATTTGAACTGTTTCGTGGGAAGGCAAATGAAGACGAGAGCTCTGGAACCGAGAGGTTTGTTGGGAACTTAAAGGTGAGTTAAAATTGTGAACCTTCCTATGTttagaattgttttatttataaaaattacaCTACATGACTGACACCACAAGTTATTTTTTATCAGTCTGATTAGAtagaaactaaataaaatgtctcTTCAATGTCATTCCCCAGGCTGGATTTTGTCTGTATAAGCTGCCAGTTGGTGATAATGAGGAGGGTTTCGACTCTGGAGAGTATAAAATAAGCCAGGGTATTCCTCCCAACTCTGCTGTAAATGTCCTGATCCGTGTGTACATTGTTGCAGTAAGTTTCCTTCAGAAACAAAAGTCTATTATATGATTCATCTGCAAAGCAAgcttatgtactgtatttataccATGTAATCCAATGGAGTCCTTCCACTGAATTTGGTCTGTAGAAAATTATTCAGTAATTCATGTAGTTCCttataaatacatactgtacatcaaacaTGACAGACAGTATACAATCACATGTAATGACAGATTATTGTTTAGCATCTGTATAATCAGTCTATACATTCCTAATTAGGCCTCAAACCTGCATCCAGCTGACCCTGATGGAAAGGCAGATCCTTATATTGTGCTCAAACTAGGAAAAACTGAAATCAAGGACAGAGACAATTACATCCCAAAACAACTCAACCCAGTGTTTGGCAGGtatattatatgattatattgtattgtagaTTATATTATATGGCTGTCTATTTTGACTTAGAAAGAAATtgtaaaatcatttttatctGCAGATCTTTTGAAATTCAAGCCTCTTTCCCAAAGGAATCCTTACTGAGGATTCTCATCTATGACTATGATGTTGTTGGTGGAGATGATTTCATTGGAGAAACGCAAATAGATTTGGAGAACAGATTTTATAGCAGACACAGAGCAACCTGTGGCATCCCGACTGAATATGCCATGTGAGTTATAAACATAAACCTTAAAGTTCCTTTATTCTTTATATGCaatctaaattttttttttatatataactgtTAGTGAGGGCTACAATGCCTGG
This genomic window contains:
- the fer1l6 gene encoding fer-1-like protein 6: MDEDNDGSGTQSKNVFGLKVKKKKKKAVKALVFANRGAQDDSEIKSATEQSDAEPAVPESGSDPGLPAFLSFREVINTKRSKLVSKILESESKPQTFQISINITEARQLVGENIDPSVVIEIGDEKKQTSVKEGTNSPFYNEYFVFDFFAHQEIFFDKVIKLSVMHSKIMKSFCVGMFKIDVRTVYNQPGHQFTNKWAALMDPTDVNTGVKGHLKCDICVTGKGDVLPRSQKFSDAEEQIEKNPLLPEGFPSMRPWARYYVKVYRAEGLPRMNSSIMANVTKAFVSDNTALIDPYVEVSFFGQVGRTSTQKSSADPVWNEQVVFKEMFPPLCQRLKIQLLDEGSMNDVAIGTHYIDLRRISNDQDGDNGFLPTFGPSWVNIFGSARNSSLADDSQDMNEGIGEGVSFRGRIYIQLTVEILSGGSESKLLFKDSKGGKAAPKDPKAAAGGAGGGDEDKSKAMGPIVLPVDSPEMISDEDKEKYVLFGAVFEATMIDRKIGDKPVSFEFTIGNFGNFIDGAAPPSSKKKIEKVPDPLSQEAAITTPLLESQPSKPCRSTTPPEKPLIGDGIRNYFYLPITNKKPCVHVWSSWEDWTYRLHHSNMLDRIAIMFEAGVAKVKELDKLVDPCAEPFMRAVLQEFCKDAREFISFAEKKAKGTHLTMLDKKRLMMCKQELESMIKVAGTITEPKRKALTVKEMLREAQNLTHRIRFLVEEPQHTIPDIFVWMLSNNKRIAYARIPARYLLYSDEFVEKGTDCGKIKTLFLKPPSKRGSVGWTMQAKLDVYLWLGNCKEMSHMLENLPAGFEPQWSSDEGGTLPESLFYKEHHKFQLRAHMYQARGLIAADNTGLSDPFARVSFHSNTQCTAIINQTLTPTWNQMLMVNKVSLYGDLGELVKEPPLVVIEVYDDDALGKSEYLGSTLAVPVVRLNEEPYTPPQLQYSPLFYGSMSGGDILGAFELIQTGKHPLPEKEGPEGQIYPVPSYIRPVLCKYRIEVLFWGLRELKKVQLLSVDRPQVFIECAGKGVNSSVIQSYKSNPNFSVLVDSFDVELPENEYLHPPLTITVVDWRAFGRSTLVGSHVINNLGLFKYTPLSLPPPRAQLTEPISIEPAPLSKQEGTEAQPCEKVYITIEEVETSKSSHTPETVPQERKDRVSSKSKRRSTKRKKRTAADESADNVIDWWSKYYASMEKIQMSKREVTPFPIIYEAVTPLQLLLTDGISTMAKGMKEKKRELNLKSVTEQTKISTLTIYDKELEAEFGPFDDWVKTFELFRGKANEDESSGTERFVGNLKAGFCLYKLPVGDNEEGFDSGEYKISQGIPPNSAVNVLIRVYIVAASNLHPADPDGKADPYIVLKLGKTEIKDRDNYIPKQLNPVFGRSFEIQASFPKESLLRILIYDYDVVGGDDFIGETQIDLENRFYSRHRATCGIPTEYAIEGYNAWRDAIKPTELLIKLCRENKLDSPRFTPGRITIGEKVYTGKTVFVDEDQVFESYEHLALKVLHRWEEMPGVGCKLVPEHIETRTLYIKDKPGMDQGQLQLWVDIFPMDMPHPGPPVDISPRKPKGYELRIIIWNTEDVILEDTNFITGQQSSDIYIKGWLKGLEDDAQETDVHYNSLTGEGNFNWRFVFPFHYLPAEKLVVVSKRENIFSLDKTEQKLPAVLVLQVWDFERLSSDDFLGSVELDLNGFPRGAKTAKDCKMEMLNNASENMSIFQQKRAKGWWPLVKTDDLTGKVEAEFHLITAEEAEKNPVGRARKEPEPLEKPNRPDTTFSWFVNPFKCFFHLIWKNYKKYIIAALVLLILALFLALLFYTLPGAISNRIVSG